Proteins encoded in a region of the Corynebacterium breve genome:
- a CDS encoding metal ABC transporter permease, with product MQKFIEDTQYLLSVDFVQVSLVATVLLGILSGVMSSVIVLRQMSFSVHATSELALMGAAAALLFGLNIGLGAVAGAVVAAIVLALLGMKGQQDSAVGVVMSFGMGLSVLFLHLYPGNSSTAMSLLMGQIVGVSRDSLNLLAVTTVFVVAAVIIFWRPLLFASADPVMARAAGVPVGAITVFFAVLVGLASAQSVQIVGALLVMALLITPGAAAVQITSSPVRAVLWSTLFAFVSSVGGLILSLAPGVPVSVFVATISFVIYLVCRIIGSVRKRGASRDEAAYTKRVHTHDEGRHPHPGEERKVR from the coding sequence GTGCAGAAATTCATCGAAGACACCCAATACTTGCTCAGCGTCGACTTCGTACAGGTTTCTCTTGTGGCGACGGTCCTCTTGGGCATCCTGTCTGGCGTGATGTCGAGTGTGATCGTGCTGCGACAGATGTCGTTTTCTGTGCACGCGACCTCAGAGCTGGCACTCATGGGTGCTGCGGCAGCACTGCTTTTTGGGCTCAACATCGGCCTTGGTGCCGTGGCCGGAGCAGTCGTCGCAGCGATTGTCTTGGCGCTGCTGGGCATGAAGGGCCAGCAAGACTCCGCCGTGGGCGTGGTCATGAGCTTCGGCATGGGGCTGTCTGTGCTGTTCTTGCACCTTTACCCCGGTAACTCGTCTACTGCGATGAGTCTGCTCATGGGCCAGATCGTCGGTGTATCACGCGATTCGTTGAACTTGTTGGCCGTCACCACAGTGTTCGTGGTCGCAGCGGTGATCATCTTCTGGCGCCCGCTCCTGTTCGCTTCTGCCGACCCAGTGATGGCGCGGGCGGCTGGCGTTCCCGTCGGTGCCATCACGGTGTTCTTCGCCGTCCTGGTTGGCCTAGCCTCGGCACAATCCGTGCAGATCGTCGGTGCGCTGCTGGTCATGGCGCTGTTGATTACTCCCGGCGCGGCTGCGGTGCAGATTACATCGAGTCCAGTTCGTGCGGTGTTGTGGTCAACGCTATTCGCCTTCGTGTCGTCGGTAGGCGGACTGATCCTCTCGTTGGCACCAGGAGTGCCCGTCAGTGTGTTTGTAGCCACGATTTCCTTCGTGATCTACCTCGTCTGTCGCATTATCGGAAGCGTGCGCAAGCGCGGTGCCAGCCGCGATGAAGCCGCCTACACCAAACGCGTCCACACCCACGACGAAGGCCGCCACCCCCACCCCGGTGAAGAACGTAAGGTGCGTTAG
- the cysS gene encoding cysteine--tRNA ligase — protein sequence MTQRIFDTATRTLRDFEPIRPGHVSIYLCGATPQAQPHIGHLRSGVAFDIVRRWFMAQGYDVAFVRNVTDIDDKILTKAAENNRPWWEWVSTYEREFTWAYNTLGVLPPSVEPRATGHVTQMVDYMQRLIDNGFAYAVDGSVYFDVASWSQAEGSDYGSLSGNKVEDMEQGETDSHGKRGPQDFALWKAAKPGEPSWPTPWGEGRPGWHLECSAMSTWYLGGNFDIHGGGLDLQFPHHENEQAQSHAVGDEFANYWMHNHWVTMAGEKMSKSLGNVLSVPNMLDMVRPVELRYYLGSAHYRSVLEYSPEALKEAAQGYRRIEDYLLRVPSAKPSGFPDAFADALNDDFAVPRALAEIHNAVRAGNKALADKDQAEAERIAGEIRAMVQVLGVDPLDPKWADGSSTSDEAMHALDVLVQAELERRVTARAEKDWATADAVRDRLAEAGIEVTDTPDGPKWQLKD from the coding sequence GTGACTCAACGCATTTTCGACACAGCCACCCGCACGCTTCGCGATTTCGAGCCGATCCGCCCCGGACACGTTTCGATCTACCTGTGTGGTGCAACGCCGCAGGCTCAGCCACATATCGGTCACCTGCGCAGCGGTGTCGCCTTTGATATCGTGCGTCGCTGGTTTATGGCGCAGGGCTACGATGTTGCGTTCGTCCGTAACGTGACGGATATCGACGACAAAATCCTGACCAAGGCTGCGGAAAACAATCGCCCGTGGTGGGAGTGGGTGTCTACCTACGAGCGAGAGTTCACCTGGGCGTACAACACCCTCGGCGTTCTTCCTCCAAGCGTAGAGCCACGCGCGACCGGACATGTGACCCAGATGGTCGACTATATGCAACGCCTCATCGACAACGGTTTTGCCTATGCCGTCGACGGGTCGGTGTACTTTGACGTGGCGTCCTGGTCCCAGGCTGAAGGGTCCGACTATGGCAGCTTGTCCGGCAACAAGGTTGAGGACATGGAGCAGGGCGAGACCGACAGTCATGGCAAGCGCGGTCCGCAGGACTTCGCGTTGTGGAAAGCAGCCAAACCAGGTGAGCCAAGCTGGCCAACACCGTGGGGCGAGGGACGTCCCGGCTGGCACCTGGAGTGCTCGGCGATGTCCACCTGGTACCTCGGCGGTAACTTTGACATCCACGGAGGAGGCCTTGACCTGCAATTCCCGCACCACGAGAACGAGCAGGCCCAGTCTCACGCGGTGGGCGACGAGTTTGCCAACTATTGGATGCACAACCACTGGGTCACGATGGCGGGCGAGAAGATGTCCAAGTCGTTGGGCAATGTCTTGTCGGTGCCGAACATGTTGGACATGGTTCGTCCCGTCGAGCTGCGCTACTACCTCGGCAGCGCGCATTACCGCAGCGTATTGGAGTATTCGCCGGAGGCTTTGAAGGAAGCAGCGCAGGGGTACCGGCGCATTGAGGATTACCTGCTCCGGGTGCCTTCTGCAAAACCGTCTGGTTTTCCAGACGCTTTTGCCGATGCGCTTAACGACGACTTTGCTGTCCCCCGCGCGCTGGCAGAAATCCACAACGCAGTGCGCGCAGGCAACAAGGCACTTGCCGACAAGGATCAGGCCGAGGCTGAGAGGATCGCAGGTGAGATTCGCGCCATGGTTCAGGTCTTGGGCGTGGACCCGCTAGACCCGAAGTGGGCGGACGGGTCGTCGACAAGCGATGAAGCGATGCACGCGCTGGACGTTCTAGTGCAAGCAGAACTCGAACGTCGCGTCACGGCGCGTGCGGAGAAGGATTGGGCCACCGCTGATGCGGTGCGCGACCGGTTGGCAGAGGCCGGCATTGAAGTGACAGACACCCCCGATGGCCCGAAGTGGCAGTTGAAGGATTAG
- the otsB gene encoding trehalose-phosphatase, whose protein sequence is MNLIASLAQSERLLVVTDFDGTLAELNPDPYAVQAHPGAVAALERLAGMRDTEVVVLSGRHLAGLRRVCPLEAPVVLVGSHGAEPSDGAVVLSDDDAAFLTHIEAELDAIVSGHSPAYVEIKPYQRVIHVAQLAQKDPELAAELLDRAAALDTQGHPVTPGSNIIEFSAVDVTKGSWVKLRKVGFDATVFAGDDVTDESVYPVLGTHDVGIKVGSANTVAGHRVPDVGAMATFYQELAQARAEFLGAATV, encoded by the coding sequence GTGAACTTGATCGCGTCCCTCGCACAATCTGAACGCCTTTTGGTTGTCACCGATTTCGACGGCACCTTGGCCGAGCTCAACCCCGATCCCTACGCAGTACAAGCGCATCCCGGCGCGGTCGCCGCCCTGGAGCGCCTAGCCGGCATGCGCGACACCGAGGTCGTCGTCCTGTCCGGCAGGCACCTTGCAGGATTGCGTCGCGTGTGTCCGCTTGAGGCACCGGTGGTCCTCGTCGGCTCGCACGGCGCGGAACCATCGGATGGTGCAGTAGTGCTTTCCGACGACGACGCCGCCTTTCTCACCCACATCGAGGCCGAGCTGGATGCCATCGTTTCCGGCCACTCCCCGGCGTACGTTGAGATTAAGCCCTACCAGCGGGTAATTCACGTTGCGCAGTTGGCGCAGAAAGATCCTGAGTTGGCTGCAGAATTGCTCGATCGTGCTGCTGCGTTGGACACGCAGGGCCACCCCGTCACACCGGGCAGTAATATCATCGAGTTTTCGGCGGTGGACGTGACCAAGGGATCATGGGTCAAGCTACGCAAAGTAGGCTTCGACGCCACCGTTTTCGCAGGTGACGATGTTACCGATGAATCTGTCTACCCAGTTCTCGGCACTCATGATGTGGGAATCAAAGTGGGTTCCGCCAACACAGTTGCTGGTCACCGCGTCCCCGACGTTGGGGCAATGGCCACTTTCTACCAGGAACTTGCTCAGGCGAGGGCAGAGTTCCTGGGCGCTGCCACCGTCTGA
- the thrE gene encoding threonine/serine exporter ThrE, which produces MSNAVEKLWGKIRGSGRLATIDAATSSPPPSPLAPVDLTDPAQVAAVMNIAARIGDILLASGTSNADTRAQIHTVTSSYGLHYCHIDITMNTINMHTSIGTTQKTPVSVLRVVKTLGLDFSKLSEVDRLIRSIRSGATRPEHAEKILNEIYLSPPPYGRLMSYLGWGLLGGAVAILFGGDLWMALLGAITGMLIMIINDWFGHHDLPYFFQCVLGGLLATVPAAITYRIAGSIGFSFSPSLVIASGIVVLLAGLTLVQSLQDGMTGAPVTASARFFQTMLHTGGIVAGVATGIQLGDVIGFGLPPLETLAPVPTFSSAVARIVAGTLATIGFAIASYAEWGAVWVSGATAVIGSVAFYLMLLPMGASSVLASAVCATMIGLGGGLLARRFLIPPLITAVAGVTPLLPGLTVYRGMYAVLNDQMVVGLTNLGIAVATALALAAGVTLGEWIARRIRRPQVIKPYTAFLHAGRITFQQIRRAERAARTQRAQLAQRSGQKGRRGQKPRPH; this is translated from the coding sequence TTGTCCAACGCAGTAGAAAAGTTGTGGGGAAAGATCCGTGGATCAGGCCGATTGGCCACCATCGATGCCGCAACATCGTCTCCACCGCCATCGCCACTTGCGCCTGTTGATCTGACCGACCCGGCGCAGGTCGCAGCCGTGATGAATATCGCTGCGCGGATTGGCGATATCTTGCTCGCCTCGGGCACCTCCAACGCCGATACGAGGGCGCAGATTCATACGGTGACCTCGTCGTATGGTTTGCACTATTGCCACATCGACATCACGATGAACACCATCAATATGCATACCTCGATCGGTACGACACAGAAGACACCTGTGAGCGTGCTTCGCGTTGTAAAGACTCTGGGCCTCGACTTTTCCAAATTGTCCGAGGTAGACCGCTTGATCCGCTCGATTCGTTCCGGTGCGACGCGACCAGAACACGCGGAAAAGATTTTGAATGAGATTTATCTCTCACCACCGCCCTATGGTCGCCTCATGAGCTACCTCGGATGGGGCCTTTTGGGTGGTGCCGTGGCAATCCTTTTTGGTGGCGACCTCTGGATGGCACTCCTCGGCGCGATCACCGGCATGCTGATCATGATCATCAACGATTGGTTTGGCCACCACGACCTCCCCTACTTCTTCCAATGCGTCCTAGGCGGGCTTCTTGCCACTGTGCCCGCCGCGATCACCTACAGAATCGCTGGCAGTATCGGCTTTTCATTCTCCCCGAGTCTGGTCATCGCATCCGGCATCGTGGTCCTGCTCGCCGGCCTGACCCTGGTGCAATCGTTGCAGGACGGAATGACGGGTGCGCCTGTGACCGCCTCGGCGCGCTTCTTCCAAACCATGTTGCATACCGGTGGCATCGTCGCCGGTGTAGCCACGGGCATTCAGCTGGGCGACGTAATTGGCTTTGGGCTTCCTCCCTTGGAAACTCTCGCCCCTGTGCCTACGTTCTCGTCGGCAGTTGCTCGTATTGTTGCGGGCACACTAGCGACGATTGGTTTCGCCATCGCCAGCTATGCCGAGTGGGGCGCAGTTTGGGTCTCTGGCGCCACAGCAGTGATAGGTTCCGTGGCCTTTTACCTGATGTTGCTTCCGATGGGCGCGAGTTCAGTACTTGCCAGCGCGGTGTGCGCGACCATGATCGGCCTCGGCGGTGGTCTGCTTGCTCGTCGGTTCTTGATTCCACCGCTGATTACCGCCGTTGCTGGCGTAACCCCTCTTCTTCCGGGCCTGACCGTCTACCGCGGCATGTACGCGGTATTGAACGATCAGATGGTCGTGGGCCTGACCAACCTGGGCATCGCGGTCGCCACTGCGTTGGCGCTCGCAGCGGGCGTGACGTTGGGAGAATGGATTGCTCGTCGCATCCGTCGACCTCAGGTGATCAAACCGTACACCGCGTTTCTTCACGCAGGTCGCATCACCTTCCAGCAGATCCGACGCGCCGAGCGAGCAGCCCGCACCCAACGTGCGCAACTTGCTCAGCGGTCCGGCCAAAAGGGGAGGCGAGGACAAAAACCTCGACCGCATTAG
- the rlmB gene encoding 23S rRNA (guanosine(2251)-2'-O)-methyltransferase RlmB encodes MAKPYERPDKRKVNKKGATKGSGGQRRRGLAGKGPTPKAEDRVYHAKHKAKQERVRRDQGRHERDTADLVVGRNPVVECLHAKVPAEALLVAMGTSADDRLTEAVAIANARNIPVREIQRHEMDRLVGNSMHQGIGLQIQPYRYANAFDLMASVAERGEKGMFVLLDNITDPRNLGAVIRSTAAFGGHGVIIPERRSAQVTGVAWRTSAGTAARLPVAREVNMTRTVKEFQKNGYQVVGLDAGGEHTLDTYEGGTDNVLIVVGSEGKGISRLVRENCDVIMSIPMASWVESLNASVAAGVVLSEFARQRRQA; translated from the coding sequence ATGGCAAAACCATACGAGCGCCCAGACAAGCGCAAGGTGAACAAGAAGGGCGCTACCAAGGGATCGGGTGGGCAGCGTCGCCGCGGTCTAGCGGGCAAGGGGCCAACTCCGAAGGCCGAGGATCGCGTTTACCACGCAAAGCACAAGGCGAAGCAGGAGCGCGTGCGTCGCGATCAAGGCCGCCACGAGCGTGACACCGCTGATCTGGTCGTGGGCCGCAATCCGGTGGTCGAATGCTTGCATGCCAAGGTGCCTGCCGAGGCGCTGCTCGTCGCCATGGGCACCAGTGCGGATGATCGCCTGACGGAGGCGGTTGCCATCGCTAATGCGCGCAACATCCCGGTGCGCGAGATCCAGCGCCACGAGATGGACCGCCTGGTAGGCAATTCGATGCACCAGGGGATTGGCCTGCAGATTCAGCCATACCGCTACGCAAACGCGTTTGACCTGATGGCAAGTGTTGCGGAGCGCGGCGAGAAGGGCATGTTCGTCTTGCTGGACAACATCACCGACCCACGCAACCTCGGTGCCGTGATTCGTTCTACCGCAGCGTTTGGTGGACACGGCGTGATCATCCCTGAACGCCGTTCCGCGCAGGTGACCGGTGTTGCGTGGCGCACCTCGGCCGGCACCGCCGCCCGTTTGCCTGTCGCCCGCGAGGTCAACATGACCCGCACGGTCAAGGAGTTCCAGAAGAACGGCTACCAAGTCGTTGGCCTGGATGCTGGCGGCGAGCACACCCTGGACACCTATGAGGGTGGCACCGACAACGTGCTCATCGTCGTCGGTTCCGAGGGCAAGGGAATTTCCCGTCTCGTGCGCGAGAACTGCGACGTCATCATGTCGATCCCGATGGCGAGCTGGGTGGAATCCCTCAACGCGTCGGTGGCTGCCGGCGTAGTGTTGAGTGAATTCGCCCGCCAGCGTCGCCAAGCCTAA
- a CDS encoding alpha,alpha-trehalose-phosphate synthase (UDP-forming), which produces MVGDNSFVVVANRLPVDLVYGQWVPSPGGLVAALEPVLQAHHGCWVGWPGVVDAAMEPFHDRNVLLHPVPLDQQDYEQFYEGFSNATLWPLFHDLIVPPVYDQSWWETYRSVNEKFATEVAAVAADNATVWVQDYQLLLVPGLLREMRPDLTIGFFLHIPFPSPDLFRQLPWRAELIAGLHGADLVGFQRSRDEENFRAIVDADITTGTFPISIDPSTFGPVEQEIVAKLREQLGSPHTVLLGVDRLDYTKGILQRLTALEELYDEGQVHDVTFIQIATPSRERIDHYQQTRSAVEEAVGRINGRFGEIGRPVVHYYHRQMQKAQLRNYYAAADIMLVTPFKDGMNLVAKEYVACHPEGNGALVLSEFAGAAVELHKAHLCNPFDTESIKSAILDAISAQGSEAARTTMQELNQQVNDFTVARWAETFLNELNATRSRAGKENA; this is translated from the coding sequence ATGGTCGGCGACAACTCGTTCGTGGTGGTAGCGAACCGGCTGCCAGTAGATTTAGTTTATGGCCAGTGGGTCCCTTCCCCGGGCGGACTTGTCGCAGCTTTAGAACCGGTCCTGCAAGCACACCACGGCTGCTGGGTGGGATGGCCTGGCGTAGTTGATGCCGCGATGGAACCATTCCATGACCGCAACGTGTTGCTCCATCCCGTCCCCCTCGATCAACAGGACTATGAACAGTTCTACGAGGGGTTTTCCAATGCCACCCTGTGGCCACTCTTCCACGATCTCATCGTGCCTCCGGTCTACGATCAATCGTGGTGGGAAACCTACCGCAGCGTCAACGAGAAGTTCGCTACTGAGGTCGCAGCCGTTGCTGCCGACAACGCCACGGTTTGGGTGCAGGACTACCAGCTCCTGCTGGTTCCCGGGCTGTTACGTGAGATGCGTCCCGACCTCACCATCGGGTTCTTCCTCCACATCCCGTTCCCCTCGCCGGACCTCTTCCGCCAATTGCCGTGGCGCGCGGAACTCATAGCTGGGCTCCACGGCGCCGATTTGGTCGGCTTCCAGCGCTCCCGCGACGAGGAGAATTTCCGCGCCATCGTGGACGCTGACATCACCACCGGAACTTTCCCCATCTCGATTGACCCGTCCACGTTTGGGCCTGTGGAGCAGGAGATCGTCGCTAAGCTGCGCGAACAATTAGGCAGCCCCCACACGGTGCTCTTGGGCGTCGATCGCCTCGATTACACCAAGGGCATTCTGCAACGCCTTACCGCGCTGGAGGAGCTTTACGACGAAGGCCAAGTCCACGACGTCACCTTCATCCAGATTGCTACGCCGTCGAGGGAGCGCATCGACCACTATCAGCAGACACGTTCGGCGGTGGAGGAGGCTGTGGGGCGGATCAACGGGCGTTTCGGTGAGATTGGGCGTCCGGTGGTGCATTACTACCATCGCCAAATGCAGAAGGCGCAGCTGCGAAACTACTATGCTGCGGCGGACATCATGCTGGTCACCCCGTTTAAGGATGGAATGAACCTGGTGGCCAAGGAGTATGTGGCGTGCCACCCAGAAGGCAACGGCGCACTAGTACTGTCGGAATTTGCGGGTGCTGCGGTCGAACTGCACAAGGCACATTTGTGCAATCCTTTTGATACCGAGTCGATCAAGTCGGCGATCCTCGATGCGATTTCCGCGCAGGGCTCGGAAGCCGCTCGCACCACCATGCAGGAATTGAATCAACAGGTCAATGACTTTACGGTGGCTCGCTGGGCGGAAACGTTCCTGAATGAGTTGAACGCAACGCGCTCCCGCGCTGGAAAGGAAAACGCATAG
- a CDS encoding metal ABC transporter solute-binding protein, Zn/Mn family, giving the protein MPVAIGTLFFASACSGDAGTTTASSESDGLNIVTSTSIWGDVASAVVTDEKATVTPIITGNSIDPHHFDPSAADLAKATEADIVVVGGGGYDAWLYDVVDEDKIVNALPLIAHDHGDHEGHDHGEEAHDEHEGHTDHEEHDHGPIEMIEGNEHIWYDTDAVEYVAEEIEAAATANTPGIEADAQPVLDRMKEMDQLIEELPAAKIVQSESVGDYIIDDSNMEDITPESYRKAILTETEPAASDLAAFLDVLKGNEVDVLLFNPQTATDTAERIKKAAEENDVTIVEINETPEEGTNFLEYFEQRVQALSDAVK; this is encoded by the coding sequence GTGCCAGTAGCCATTGGGACTCTCTTTTTCGCGTCCGCATGTTCCGGCGACGCGGGAACCACCACCGCATCGTCTGAATCTGACGGCCTTAATATCGTCACCTCCACCAGCATCTGGGGCGATGTCGCATCAGCAGTTGTCACCGATGAAAAGGCAACCGTCACACCGATCATCACCGGCAACTCCATCGACCCGCACCACTTCGACCCCTCGGCGGCCGATCTAGCCAAGGCCACTGAAGCGGACATCGTGGTTGTAGGCGGCGGCGGGTACGATGCCTGGCTGTACGACGTTGTTGACGAAGACAAGATCGTCAATGCTTTGCCACTTATCGCCCACGATCATGGGGATCATGAAGGCCACGATCACGGAGAAGAGGCCCACGACGAACACGAAGGCCACACTGACCACGAGGAGCACGACCACGGACCAATCGAGATGATCGAGGGCAATGAGCACATCTGGTACGACACCGACGCTGTCGAGTACGTGGCCGAAGAAATCGAAGCTGCTGCCACGGCCAACACTCCTGGTATCGAAGCGGACGCGCAGCCAGTCCTGGATCGAATGAAAGAAATGGACCAGCTGATCGAGGAACTGCCAGCGGCGAAAATTGTCCAGTCCGAATCGGTTGGCGACTACATCATCGATGACTCCAACATGGAAGACATCACCCCTGAGTCCTACCGCAAGGCCATTCTCACTGAGACCGAGCCTGCAGCCTCCGATCTTGCAGCGTTCCTCGACGTACTCAAGGGCAACGAGGTCGACGTGCTGCTGTTCAACCCGCAAACTGCTACCGATACCGCGGAGCGCATAAAGAAAGCAGCCGAGGAAAACGATGTCACCATCGTCGAGATCAACGAGACCCCCGAGGAAGGAACCAACTTCCTTGAGTACTTTGAGCAGCGCGTGCAAGCACTCTCCGACGCTGTAAAGTAA
- a CDS encoding LacI family DNA-binding transcriptional regulator gives MPPRPVKRGTLASIAADLGISRTTVSNAYNHPDQLSPELREKILAAAAARGYSGPDPMARSLRTRRVGSFGVLLTEQLSFAFEDLASIEFLAGLAASSFGKRNSMTLVPVGPHDEDSTQTVQQAVVDGFVVYSVAADDRHLAAARARQLPIVIVDQPYDIFDLPYVGIDDRVAIQPAAQALIDAGHRRVGILTKRIHQERMDGPVTAEQIETAELHVQRARVQGAIEAFEAAGITEVPVISRHFNDHAAAVDAAREMLECHPEVTAILCTTDSMAFGVLDYCAAQGIDVPGQLSVTGFDGVELAHVRGLTTVNQPNRRKGAMVGKILEELVDAYVNDHAPADPTPRVVIPTTFTPGQTVAAPRNSALA, from the coding sequence ATGCCTCCACGCCCTGTCAAGCGAGGGACTCTCGCCTCAATTGCTGCGGATCTGGGGATTTCGCGTACGACGGTTTCCAACGCATATAATCACCCGGATCAGCTCTCGCCCGAGCTGCGCGAAAAGATCCTCGCTGCAGCAGCCGCCAGAGGCTACTCCGGGCCGGACCCGATGGCACGCTCGCTTCGCACACGCCGCGTCGGATCGTTTGGGGTGCTTCTGACCGAGCAGCTCTCATTCGCCTTTGAAGACTTAGCATCGATTGAGTTCTTGGCCGGACTGGCAGCGAGCTCATTTGGCAAGCGCAACTCGATGACGCTGGTACCCGTTGGGCCGCACGACGAGGATTCGACCCAGACGGTGCAGCAAGCAGTGGTGGATGGTTTTGTCGTTTACTCGGTGGCCGCCGACGATCGCCACTTAGCGGCGGCCCGTGCGCGTCAGCTGCCCATCGTGATTGTCGATCAGCCCTATGACATTTTCGACCTTCCATATGTCGGTATCGATGACCGCGTCGCGATCCAGCCCGCCGCCCAAGCGCTTATCGACGCAGGTCATCGCCGTGTTGGAATCCTTACCAAGCGTATTCATCAAGAGCGCATGGATGGCCCGGTGACCGCAGAGCAGATCGAAACTGCAGAGCTCCACGTCCAACGCGCCCGTGTCCAAGGCGCAATTGAAGCTTTCGAGGCCGCTGGAATCACTGAGGTTCCGGTGATTTCACGGCACTTCAACGATCACGCTGCAGCTGTCGACGCGGCCCGCGAAATGCTGGAATGCCACCCCGAGGTGACAGCGATTTTGTGCACCACCGATTCCATGGCGTTTGGCGTGTTGGACTACTGTGCCGCCCAAGGAATCGACGTGCCCGGCCAACTGAGTGTTACGGGCTTTGACGGAGTGGAGCTCGCTCACGTGCGCGGACTGACCACCGTTAACCAGCCGAACCGCCGCAAGGGCGCGATGGTGGGCAAGATCCTCGAAGAGCTGGTCGACGCCTACGTGAACGATCACGCGCCTGCCGACCCCACTCCGCGGGTGGTGATTCCGACCACCTTTACTCCCGGTCAGACGGTGGCAGCGCCCAGGAACTCTGCCCTCGCCTGA
- a CDS encoding alpha/beta hydrolase family esterase has protein sequence MKVQRSSLEFDRRDRTYIAIVPDEMPAAADVVIYFHGSMQSSNVARNFTGNTFDALADQHGVVICYPDGVHHHFNDSRRDFNEATRRLRIDDVGFTRELVAKLRDDYSVGRVFAAGYSNGGQMVTRLLHDAPGLLDGAALFAAPVPAEQNMLSDAAGWEPTPVLMVHGTADDMVPYAGGAAGYAGHQRGEVRSAIATAEYYAGLNGSSEHQRFDPMDTVVVDRFTGGATTELWSVEGMGHVVPSPKQLDARIGPGTDVFTGAEVVAKFFGL, from the coding sequence GTGAAAGTTCAGCGCTCTTCCCTCGAATTCGATCGTCGCGACCGCACCTACATCGCGATCGTCCCCGACGAGATGCCCGCAGCTGCGGACGTGGTGATCTACTTCCACGGCTCGATGCAGTCATCCAACGTGGCGCGCAACTTCACTGGCAACACGTTCGACGCCCTCGCAGACCAGCACGGCGTAGTGATCTGCTACCCCGACGGTGTGCACCACCACTTCAATGACTCCCGGCGCGACTTCAACGAGGCCACCCGCCGTCTCCGGATCGATGATGTGGGATTCACTCGCGAGCTCGTCGCCAAGCTTCGCGATGACTACTCTGTCGGACGCGTCTTCGCTGCTGGATACTCTAACGGAGGTCAAATGGTCACGCGACTGCTGCACGACGCGCCCGGACTGCTAGACGGCGCTGCGCTGTTTGCCGCCCCGGTACCCGCGGAGCAGAATATGCTGTCGGATGCCGCGGGCTGGGAACCAACGCCCGTCCTGATGGTGCACGGCACCGCCGACGACATGGTGCCGTACGCAGGTGGCGCGGCGGGATACGCAGGCCACCAGCGCGGCGAGGTGCGCAGCGCAATCGCAACGGCCGAGTACTACGCGGGACTCAACGGATCCAGCGAGCACCAGCGCTTCGACCCCATGGACACAGTGGTTGTTGATCGTTTCACCGGCGGGGCCACCACCGAGCTGTGGTCTGTGGAAGGCATGGGACACGTAGTCCCCAGCCCGAAGCAGCTGGATGCGCGCATCGGACCGGGGACGGATGTGTTTACGGGAGCAGAGGTCGTCGCTAAGTTCTTCGGGCTTTAG
- a CDS encoding metal ABC transporter ATP-binding protein, which translates to MLVRFNDAAIDPLWSGLNLQVEPGEFIAVLGPNGVGKSTLLHAILGTRQLTSGSVDVNARLGFIPQQQMFPKDLPIRARDLVSLSLAHGVVRGRRPKREVVDKLLEAVGAEGIADRAVGTLSGGQQQLVRQAQAFANDPELVLADEPLLSLDIAKQQEVVARLDQRRRDHKCAVLFVTHGINPILRVTDRVLYLAPNGHTVGPVDEVMRSEVLSELYNTRVDVVEVDGRMVVI; encoded by the coding sequence ATGCTCGTGCGTTTCAACGACGCCGCGATCGACCCGTTGTGGTCGGGGCTGAACCTCCAGGTCGAACCTGGCGAGTTCATCGCGGTGTTGGGCCCCAATGGCGTGGGCAAATCCACACTGTTGCACGCGATTCTGGGAACTCGCCAGCTCACCAGCGGTTCCGTAGACGTCAACGCCCGGTTGGGCTTTATCCCGCAGCAGCAGATGTTCCCCAAAGACTTGCCGATCCGGGCGCGCGACCTAGTCTCATTGTCGTTGGCGCACGGCGTGGTGCGCGGGAGGCGACCGAAACGGGAGGTCGTCGACAAGCTTCTGGAGGCCGTAGGCGCCGAGGGAATCGCGGACCGGGCGGTGGGCACCCTGTCGGGTGGCCAGCAGCAGCTGGTCCGCCAGGCGCAGGCTTTTGCTAATGACCCTGAGCTCGTGCTTGCCGACGAACCACTGCTCTCCTTAGATATCGCGAAGCAACAAGAGGTGGTGGCGCGTCTTGATCAGCGTCGTCGCGATCACAAGTGCGCCGTGTTGTTTGTCACCCACGGGATCAATCCGATTCTTCGGGTCACTGACCGTGTGCTGTATCTTGCCCCCAATGGGCACACGGTAGGCCCTGTCGACGAGGTCATGCGCTCCGAGGTACTTTCAGAGCTGTACAACACCCGCGTCGATGTAGTCGAGGTTGACGGCCGAATGGTGGTGATCTAG